A window of Diadema setosum chromosome 2, eeDiaSeto1, whole genome shotgun sequence contains these coding sequences:
- the LOC140246230 gene encoding rho-related GTP-binding protein RhoA-B-like has product MPCALQLQLFGRDFTETPKQENMAAIRKKLVIVGDGACGKTCLLIVFSKDQFPEVYVPTVFENYVADIEVDGKQVELALWDTAGQEDYDRLRPLSYPDTDVILMCFAIDNPDSLENIPEKWTPEVKHFCPNVPVILVGNKKDLRNDEATRIELQRTKQSPVTHDEGQQMSDKIGAFKYMECSAKVNDGVREVFEMATRAALQSRKKPGRRFRKCSFL; this is encoded by the exons ATGCCATGCGCATTGCAGCTGCAACTTTTTG GGCGAGACTTTACTGAAACTCCAAAACAGGAAAACATGGCTGCAATTAGGAAAAAGCTGGTCATCGTCGGTGATGGTGCTTGTGGAAAGACCTGCCTCCTCATAGTATTTAGCAAAGACCAGTTCCCAGAAGTCTACGTCCCCACAGTATTTGAGAACTACGTAGCAGATATCGAAGTAGATGGAAAACAG gtTGAACTAGCGCTGTGGGATACCGCAGGACAAGAAGACTACGACAGATTGAGGCCACTCTCTTACCCTGACACTGATGTCATTCTCATGTGCTTTGCTATCGACAACCCAGACAGTTTGGAAAACATCCCAGAAAAGTGGACACCTGAG GTTAAGCACTTTTGCCCCAATGTGCCGGTGATCCTTGTGGGCAACAAGAAGGACCTACGCAACGATGAGGCCACGAGGATTGAACTCCAGCGCACCAAGCAGAGCCCAGTCACACACGATGAGGGACAGCAGATGTCCGACAAGATTGGTGCCTTCAAGTACATGGAGTGCTCAGCCAAGGTCAATGATGGGGTGCGCGAAGTCTTCGAAATGGCCACGAGGGCAGCGTTGCAAAGCAGGAAGAAACCGGGACGCAGATTCAGGAAGTGCTCATTTTTGTAG
- the LOC140246229 gene encoding ras-like GTP-binding protein RHO has translation MAAIRKKLVIVGDGACGKTCLLIVFSKDQFPEVYVPTVFENYVADIEVDGKQVELALWDTAGQEDYDRLRPLSYPDTDVILMCFSIDNPDSLENIPEKWTPEVKHFCPNVPVILVGNKKDLRNDENTRRELSKMKQEPVKSDEARAMADKINAYSYLECSAKANEGVREVFETATRAALQVKKKKSSKCSLL, from the exons ATGGCTGCAATCAGGAAAAAGTTGGTCATCGTCGGTGATGGTGCTTGTGGAAAGACCTGCCTTCTCATAGTGTTTAGCAAAGACCAGTTCCCAGAAGTCTACGTCCCCACAGTATTTGAGAACTACGTAGCAGATATAGAAGTAGATGGAAAACAG GTTGAATTAGCATTATGGGATACTGCTGGTCAAGAAGACTACGACAGATTGAGACCACTCTCGTACCCAGACACAGATGTTATACTGATGTGCTTTTCAATTGACAACCCTGACAGTTTAGAAAACATCCCAGAGAAATGGACACCTGAG GTGAAGCACTTCTGCCCCAATGTGCCAGTCATCCTGGTGGGCAACAAGAAGGATCTCCGCAATGATGAGAACACACGGCGAGAGCTGTCCAAGATGAAGCAGGAGCCCGTCAAGTCAGACGAGGCCCGGGCGATGGCCGACAAGATCAACGCTTATTCCTACCTGGAGTGCTCGGCCAAGGCCAATGAAGGTGTGAGGGAGGTCTTTGAGACGGCCACTCGGGCAGCCCTGCAggtcaagaagaagaagtcaTCAAAATGTAGTCTGTTGTAG